A stretch of [Clostridium] scindens DNA encodes these proteins:
- a CDS encoding TIGR03960 family B12-binding radical SAM protein: MRRLALSDEILLKIEKPARYIGNEVNSVMKDKDKVDIRFAMCFPDVYEIGMSHLGIQILYDMFNRRDDVWCERVYSPWTDLDAIMREQKIPLFALESQDPIKDFDFLGITIQYEMCYTNILQILDLSQIPWRASDRDESDPIVIGGGPCTYNPEPLAEFFDLFYMGEGETVYDQLLDAYKENKKNSGTRKDYLEKAAEIEGIYVPAFYDVAYKEDGTIASFTPNNSHASATIQKQMVTDVTNTYYPKAPVVPFIKATQDRVVLEIQRGCIRGCRFCQAGMLYRPTRERDVEVLKEYAYEMLKNTGHEEISLSSLSSSDYSQLKELVTYLIEAFKEEGINISLPSLRIDAFSLDVMSKVQDVRKSSLTFAPEAGSQRLRDVINKGLTEEVILEGAGQAFEGGWNKVKLYFMLGLPTETEEDMKEIPRLADKIARRYYEIPKEERNGKCQITTSTSFFIPKPFTPFQWARMYSNKEYIARAAIVKHEFQEQLNRKSLKYNWHDAETTVLEGVLARGDRKIGQVIEEAYRQGCLYDAWSETFCYNKWMKAFENTGIDIEFYNCRQRDAAEIFPWDFIDIGVTKAFLRKEWERALAGEVTPNCRMQCSGCGAAKYKGGVCIESKN; the protein is encoded by the coding sequence ATGAGAAGATTAGCATTAAGTGATGAAATATTATTAAAAATCGAGAAGCCTGCCCGGTATATCGGGAACGAGGTAAACTCGGTGATGAAAGACAAGGATAAGGTGGACATCCGGTTTGCCATGTGCTTTCCGGACGTCTATGAAATTGGCATGTCCCATCTGGGTATCCAGATACTATATGACATGTTTAACCGGCGGGATGATGTGTGGTGCGAGCGGGTCTATTCTCCGTGGACAGATCTGGACGCGATAATGAGGGAGCAGAAGATTCCTCTATTTGCGCTGGAATCACAGGATCCCATCAAGGATTTTGATTTCCTGGGCATTACGATCCAGTATGAGATGTGCTATACGAACATTCTGCAGATCCTGGACTTAAGCCAGATTCCCTGGAGGGCATCAGACCGGGATGAGTCAGATCCGATCGTCATAGGGGGCGGTCCATGCACTTATAACCCGGAACCGCTGGCCGAATTTTTTGACCTGTTCTATATGGGAGAAGGGGAGACGGTCTATGATCAGCTCCTGGATGCTTATAAAGAGAATAAGAAAAATAGTGGTACCAGAAAGGACTACTTAGAAAAAGCGGCTGAAATCGAAGGAATCTATGTTCCAGCCTTCTATGACGTGGCGTATAAGGAGGATGGGACGATTGCTTCCTTCACTCCGAATAATTCCCATGCCTCGGCCACGATTCAGAAACAGATGGTAACGGATGTGACCAATACCTATTATCCCAAAGCCCCGGTGGTTCCATTTATCAAGGCGACGCAGGATCGGGTGGTACTGGAAATCCAGCGGGGATGCATCCGCGGCTGTCGTTTCTGCCAGGCAGGCATGCTGTATCGCCCAACCCGGGAGAGGGACGTAGAGGTGCTGAAGGAATATGCCTACGAGATGCTGAAGAATACAGGCCACGAGGAGATATCCTTAAGTTCCTTGAGTTCCAGCGATTACAGCCAGTTAAAGGAGTTGGTCACCTATCTGATTGAAGCGTTTAAGGAGGAAGGAATCAATATTTCCCTGCCGTCCCTTCGGATCGATGCCTTTTCTCTGGATGTCATGAGCAAGGTTCAGGATGTCCGCAAAAGCAGCCTGACATTTGCGCCGGAGGCAGGCTCCCAGCGCCTGCGGGACGTGATCAACAAGGGGCTGACAGAAGAGGTGATACTGGAGGGGGCCGGACAGGCATTTGAAGGAGGATGGAATAAGGTAAAACTTTATTTCATGCTCGGCCTGCCTACGGAGACAGAAGAGGATATGAAAGAGATCCCAAGGCTGGCGGATAAGATCGCCCGGAGATATTACGAGATCCCCAAGGAGGAAAGAAACGGAAAATGCCAGATCACCACAAGCACCTCCTTTTTTATCCCCAAGCCATTCACTCCATTCCAGTGGGCAAGGATGTACAGCAATAAAGAGTATATTGCCAGAGCCGCCATCGTAAAGCACGAGTTCCAGGAGCAGCTCAACCGCAAGAGTTTGAAATATAACTGGCATGACGCGGAGACTACGGTATTGGAAGGGGTTCTGGCCCGCGGCGACCGGAAGATCGGGCAGGTCATTGAGGAGGCCTACCGCCAGGGATGTCTGTACGATGCCTGGAGCGAGACGTTTTGTTATAATAAGTGGATGAAAGCCTTTGAAAACACGGGCATTGATATTGAGTTTTATAACTGCCGGCAGAGAGACGCGGCGGAAATATTCCCCTGGGACTTTATTGACATCGGGGTTACCAAGGCCTTCCTCCGCAAGGAATGGGAGCGCGCACTGGCAGGAGAGGTGACGCCCAACTGCAGGATGCAGTGTTCCGGGTGCGGAGCCGCAAAGTATAAAGGAGGTGTCTGCATTGAAAGCAAGAATTAA